A portion of the Psilocybe cubensis strain MGC-MH-2018 chromosome 10, whole genome shotgun sequence genome contains these proteins:
- a CDS encoding Phosphoribosylglycinamide formyltransferase, with translation MEAFETYQTPLSSRYASKEMANLFSPAKRFYTWRTLWLNLAIAEKQLGLPISDEAIEQMKANLDLTPEQFEIAAAEEKKRRHDVMAHVHTFGQVAPAAAGIIHLGATSCYVTDNADLIFLREGLGYLIRGLAVLISRLSAFAAQYRDLPTLGFTHFQPAQLTTVGKRATLWIQELLWDLRNLKRVRDDIGFRGVKGTTGTQASFLALFDGDHQKVEELDELVTKLSGFEYAYPVTSQTYSRKIDADVLAPLASLGATAHKIATDIRLLANLKEIEEPFESTQIGSSAMAYKRNPMRSERVCSLSRHLMVLHQNALMTSSVQWFERTLDDSANRRITLPEAFLTADIVLSTLQNVSEGLVVYPKVIARRISQELPFMATENVIMALVKKGGDRQEAHEKIRVLSHEAGHQVKQLGLENDLIERIRADPYFDPIKDDLDSLLDPSSFIGRAPQQVDSFLEKWVKPALEDPEIKAAISNSKKVDLNV, from the exons ATGGAGGCCTTCGAGACATACCAAACTCCACTCTCGAG CCGATATGCGAGCAAGGAGATGGCAAATCTGTTTTCTCCTGCT AAACGCTTCTACACCTGGAGGACTCTGTGGTTGAACCTTGCTATTGCGGAGAAGCAACTCGGACTTCCCATTTCCGATGAAGCGATTGAGCAGATGAAGGCCAACTTG GATCTAACTCCCGAACAATTCGAAATCGCGGCCGCAGAGGAGAAAAAACGGAGACACGATGTTATGGCGCATGTCCACACCTTTGGCCAGGTTGCCCCAGCTGCCGCTGGAATCATCCATCTAGGAGCTACTTCTTGCTACGTCACTGA CAATGCGGACCTGATCTTCCTTCGCGAAGGACTCGGATATCTTATTCGCGGTCTCGCGGTTCTCATCTCGCGCCTCTCAGCATTCGCAGCACAGTATCGTGATCTTCCGACACTTGGTTTCACCCACTTCCAACCTGCGCAGTTGACCACTGTCGGCAAACGAGCTACCCTTTGGATCCAAGAGCTTCTGTGGGATTTGAGGAACCTCAAGCGCGTGCGAGACGATATTGGCTTCCGTGGTGTCAAAGGTACTACCGGCACACAAGCCAGCTTTTTGGCGTTGTTCGATGGGGATCATCAAAAA GTTGAAGAGCTGGATGAGCTTGTCACTAAGTTGTCTGGGTTTGAGTATGCTTACCCAGTGACTTCGCAAACCTACTCTCGCAAGATCGATGCAGACGTTTTGGCTCCTCTTGCCTCCCTCGGCGCCACAGCTCACAAGATCGCCACTGACATCCGGCTCCTGGCCAACTTGAAG GAAATCGAGGAGCCTTTCGAGTCGACTCAAATAGGCTCGTCTGCCATGGCGTACAAGCGCAACCCCATGCGCTCCGAGCGTGTTTGCAGTTTGTCCAGGCATTTGATGGTCCTCCACCAAAACGCCCTCATGACCTCCAGCGTACAATGGTTCGAAAGGACTCTGGACGATAG CGCCAACCGTCGTATTACTCTCCCCGAGGCATTCCTGACCGCAGATATCGTCCTATCGACGCTGCAGAACGTCTCCGAGGGATTGGTTGTCTACCCCAAAGTCATCGCCCGCCGCATCTCGCAGGAGCTGCCCTTCATGGCCACTGAGAATGTCATCATGGCTCTTGTTAAGAAAGGAGGTGACCGTCAGGAAGCTCACGAAAAGATTCGC GTCCTATCCCACGAAGCTGGTCACCAAGTCAAGCAGCTAGGTTTGGAGAACGACCTAATCGAGCGCATCCGCGCAGACCCATACTTTGACCCCATCAAAGACGATCTTGACTCTCTTCTGGACCCATCGAGCTTCATCGGTCGCGCTCCTCAGCAGGTCGACTCTTTCCTTGAGAAGTGGGTCAAACCTGCGTTGGAAGACCCCGAGATCAAAGCTGCCATTTCAAACAGCAAGAAGGTTGATTTGAACGTTTAA
- a CDS encoding Beta-glucan synthesis-associated protein SKN1 has product MAKFAFKKDSMSTKVRARCSGNATALFSKVSEMLPVQFYLGPSPKAWGMPVDMQASEPDDVLHNPDPVRDLKVDRGGRILTARGLENLGCLFILCAGMLTLFLQGKDLNARIGYPIIMHFKGTIQTTQGGFNLGGTNASGQVPIMSGNYQLIDRDTPKDAYTRKSFDSGEEWALVFSDEFNTDGRTFYPGDDPWWEAVDLHYWGTVSILTTQNGALRIKIDRVDPINNHNLTYRSGMLQSWNKFCFTGGLIETAVTLPGSNSVSGLWPAVWTMGNLGRAGYGASLDGMWPYSYDSCDVGTLPNQTYPGTRTPAAAVQNGDPTQNGVLSFLPGQRLSACTCPGESHPGPMRTDGSYVGRSAPEIDILEATVDAEGGKVSLSAQWAPYNAAYNWKNTSDNLQIYDPTKTVLNSYKGGVYQQTTSGLALANQDCYELQTQCFSVYGFEYKPGFDHSYITWINDGKPAWTLRAAGMSADAQTEINARPVPQEPMYIIANLGFSTNFAHLDLDLLAFPATMSIDYVRVYQPKDSLNIGCDPPDFPTAQYISTYTDVYANWNLSTWSSAGQPWPKNRQMKGGSC; this is encoded by the exons ATGGCCAAATTCGCATTCAAAAAGGATTCGATGTCCACCAAGGTGCGTGCACGTTGCAGCGGAAACGCGACTGCTCTTTTTTCAAAAGTTTCTGAAATGCTTCCTGTGCAGTTTTATTTGGGGCCGTCCCCGAAGGCGTGGGGTATGCCTGTCGACATGCAAGCCAGCGAACCAGACGACGTACTTCATAATCCGGACCCAGTTCGGGACCTCAAGGTCGATAGGGGTGGTCGAATACTGACGGCGCGTGGATTGGAAAATCTGGGATGCTTGTTTATTCTATGCGCTGGAATGTTAACGTTGTT TCTACAAGGCAAAGATTTGAACGCGCGAATAGGATATCCCATCATCATGCATTTCAAAGGGACGATACAAACCACCCAGGGCGGGTTCAACCTCGGTGGTACGAACGCGTCTGGTCAAGTACCCATCATGTCCGGCAACTACCAGCTCATCGACCGCGACACCCCCAAGGACGCGTATACCCGCAAATCTTTTGATTCAGGAGAGGAATGGGCCCTCGTGTTCTCTGACGAATTTAACACGGATGGTAGAACGTTTTATCCGGGAGACGATCCGTGGTGGGAGGCTGTTGACTTGCATTATTGGGGAACGGTAAGCATCT TGACGACTCAAAACGGCGCATTGCGAATTAAGATAGACAGGGTTGACCCCATCAACAATCATAATCTTACCTATCGGTCTGGAATG CTCCAGTCATG GAACAAGTTTTGCTTCACAGGTGGTCTAATTGAAA CTGCTGTTACTCTTCCTGGATCAAACTCCGTTAG TGGGCTATGGCCAGCTGT GTGGACGATGGGGAATCTGG GGCGTGCTGGATACGGTGCGAGTTTAGACGGCATG TGGCCATACTCGTATGACTCCTGCGACGTCGGAACCCTACCGAATCAGACATACCCCGGCACACGAACTCCAGCAGCTGCTGTACAGAACGGAGATCCTACCCAGAATGGTGTATTG TCATTTTTGCCTGGGCAACGTCTTT CTGCGTGTACTTGTCCTGGGGAATCACATCCGGGTCCTATGAGAACGGATGGAAGCTATGTAGGGAGATCGGCGCCCGAAATTGATATACTTGAAGCGACGGTAGACGCTGAAGGAGGGAAG GTTTCGTTATCAGCGCAATGGGCACCTTATAAT GCGGCCTACAATTGGAAGAACACAAGTGATAATTTACAGATTTATGACCCCACAAAAACTGTTCTCAACTCATACAAGGGCG GGGTCTATCAACAAACGACTAGTGGCCTCGCACTCGCAAATCAAGATTGTTATGAATTGCAAACACAATGCTTCTCTGTTTATGGCTTCGAGTACAAGCCTGG CTTTGACCATTCATACATAACCTGGATCAATGACGGGAAACCAGCGTGGACGCTTCGAGCAGCCGGGATGAGCGCAGATGCTCAAACAGAGATTAATGCTAGACCAGTTCCACAGGAACCCATG TACATCATTGCGAACCTCGGTTTTTCTACCAACTTTGCTCACCTGGATCTTGACCTGCTAGCGTTCCCGGCGACTATGAGCATTGACTATGTTCGTGTGTACCAGCCAAAGGACTCATTAAACATCGGTTGCGATCCACCAGACTTTCCGACTGCTCAGTACATAAGCAC GTACACTGATGTATATGCCAACTGGAACCTATCCACATGGTCGAGTGCAGGCCAGCCATGGCCTAAAAACCGCCAAATGAAAGGAGGATCCTGCTAA